The proteins below come from a single Fastidiosipila sanguinis genomic window:
- a CDS encoding exodeoxyribonuclease III, translated as MSKKFISWNVNGIRAVLNKNFNEFFEEIDADIFAIQETKCQKDQVKLDLPGYYQFWNYAGKKGYSGTAIFTKNKPISFSHGLNIPEEEKLIDLDEVKIFHMSQDFIAADHGESDHGLIVEQMETEGRVITLEFSDYYFVTVYTPNSQNQLKRLDNRQVWNEAFRLYLEKLDAIKPVVVCGDLNVAHTEIDLKNPESNHMNAGFSDEERGDFSKLLDTGFIDTFRYFEPDVEERYTWWSYRTYARNRNAGWRIDYFLVSERFEDRLLKADILDQVMGSDHCPVLLEIVDE; from the coding sequence ATGAGCAAAAAATTTATTTCTTGGAACGTTAATGGAATTAGGGCAGTTTTAAATAAAAACTTCAATGAATTCTTTGAGGAGATTGATGCAGATATTTTTGCCATTCAAGAGACTAAGTGTCAAAAAGATCAAGTTAAGTTGGACCTCCCAGGATATTATCAATTTTGGAACTATGCAGGCAAAAAGGGTTATTCTGGAACTGCTATTTTTACTAAAAATAAACCAATTAGTTTTAGTCACGGATTAAATATTCCTGAAGAAGAAAAATTAATTGATCTAGACGAGGTTAAAATTTTCCATATGTCACAAGATTTTATCGCTGCTGACCACGGTGAATCTGACCATGGCTTGATTGTTGAGCAAATGGAAACTGAGGGACGTGTTATTACCCTTGAATTCTCTGATTATTACTTCGTCACCGTGTATACACCTAACTCACAAAACCAACTTAAACGACTAGATAATCGTCAAGTCTGGAATGAGGCTTTTAGATTATATTTAGAGAAGTTAGATGCCATTAAACCTGTTGTTGTTTGTGGTGATCTAAACGTGGCCCACACAGAAATTGACCTGAAGAACCCTGAATCAAACCACATGAATGCTGGTTTTAGTGATGAAGAGCGTGGGGATTTTTCTAAACTTCTAGATACTGGGTTTATCGATACTTTTAGATATTTTGAACCTGACGTAGAAGAACGCTATACCTGGTGGAGCTATAGGACCTATGCTCGTAACAGAAACGCTGGCTGGCGTATAGACTATTTCTTAGTTAGTGAAAGATTTGAGGATAGACTCTTGAAGGCAGATATTTTGGATCAGGTTATGGGTTCTGACCATTGTCCAGTTTTGTTGGAAATTGTTGACGAATAA
- the hisS gene encoding histidine--tRNA ligase has product MKNTAAKGTQDILPEISSAWEHIEDKFREICQLYGYEEIRTPTFEHTEVFARGVGETSDVVQKEMYTFEDKGNRSITLRPEGTAGIVRSFIENGMNSLAFPVRLFYEITAFRYENVQKGRYREFHQLGVEAFGAEGPFIDAEMLAMLQHFFKALGLKQINLEINSLGTPESRAVYRETLLGYLRPHKNELCEDCQARMEENPLRVLDCKNDHCHEITKSAPLILDYLDEESEAHFNKLQELLDNLGVEYKVNPKIVRGLDYYSKTVFEFISENVGTQGTICGGGRYDGLIKLMGGQDTPGIGFALGEERLLLELEAQGVLRNDRPVADVFIASLDDEALEAAQKLSQELRYLGIRAQYELTGRSLKAQMKYAGKQGAKNLIVLGGDELSEGKAAVRSLVEKDKAEHEFDLDHVEVLADYLKN; this is encoded by the coding sequence ATGAAGAATACAGCAGCAAAAGGAACTCAGGATATATTGCCAGAGATTAGTAGTGCCTGGGAACATATAGAAGATAAGTTCAGGGAAATATGCCAACTTTACGGATACGAAGAGATTAGAACTCCGACATTTGAGCATACTGAGGTCTTTGCTCGTGGTGTTGGTGAGACTAGTGACGTCGTCCAAAAAGAGATGTACACTTTCGAAGACAAAGGTAATAGATCAATTACTTTGAGACCAGAAGGAACTGCTGGTATAGTAAGAAGCTTTATTGAAAATGGGATGAACTCCTTAGCCTTCCCAGTTAGATTATTTTATGAGATAACAGCTTTTAGGTATGAGAATGTACAAAAAGGTCGTTATAGAGAATTCCACCAACTAGGAGTGGAAGCTTTTGGTGCTGAGGGACCATTTATCGATGCTGAGATGTTAGCAATGTTGCAACATTTCTTCAAAGCTCTAGGTTTGAAACAAATTAATTTAGAAATTAACAGTTTAGGAACACCAGAGAGTAGAGCAGTTTATAGAGAAACCTTGCTTGGATATTTGAGACCTCATAAAAATGAACTTTGTGAGGACTGCCAAGCTAGAATGGAGGAGAACCCTCTACGTGTATTGGACTGCAAAAATGATCACTGCCATGAGATTACGAAGTCAGCTCCTTTGATTCTTGATTATCTTGATGAAGAAAGCGAAGCACACTTTAACAAGTTACAAGAGCTACTAGATAATCTAGGAGTTGAGTACAAGGTAAATCCTAAGATAGTTAGAGGTTTAGATTACTATAGCAAAACTGTTTTTGAGTTCATTTCAGAGAATGTTGGTACTCAAGGAACTATCTGTGGCGGAGGCCGCTATGATGGCTTGATTAAACTAATGGGCGGTCAAGATACTCCAGGAATTGGATTTGCCCTAGGTGAAGAGAGATTATTGCTAGAGTTAGAGGCACAGGGTGTTTTAAGAAACGATAGGCCAGTAGCTGATGTATTTATTGCAAGTTTAGATGATGAAGCTTTAGAAGCTGCACAGAAACTAAGCCAAGAACTTCGCTACTTAGGTATAAGAGCTCAATACGAATTGACAGGTAGATCACTCAAAGCTCAAATGAAATATGCAGGTAAGCAAGGGGCCAAGAATTTAATTGTTCTTGGTGGAGATGAATTGAGCGAGGGCAAGGCAGCTGTAAGAAGTTTGGTTGAGAAGGACAAAGCTGAGCATGAGTTCGATCTAGACCATGTTGAAGTTCTAGCAGACTATTTGAAAAATTAG